A single region of the Lentisphaerota bacterium genome encodes:
- a CDS encoding HU family DNA-binding protein: MDSNALTKRALVVQIAKDLDLPQQLVYDVVQMTLDGITDALLDGKHVEFRDFGVFEVTTRKARIGRNPRKPKDVFSIPERQVVKFKPGRRMKQITR, from the coding sequence ATCGATAGCAACGCGCTGACCAAGCGTGCGCTGGTCGTTCAGATCGCCAAGGATTTGGATCTGCCCCAGCAATTGGTGTATGACGTCGTCCAAATGACCCTTGATGGCATCACCGACGCCCTCCTGGACGGCAAGCACGTGGAGTTTCGCGACTTCGGCGTCTTCGAAGTCACCACGCGCAAAGCCCGGATCGGACGCAACCCCCGGAAACCGAAGGATGTCTTCAGCATTCCCGAACGCCAGGTGGTGAAGTTCAAGCCCGGCAGGCGCATGAAGCAGATCACCCGCTAA
- a CDS encoding ChpI protein yields MRSWITMPDDVFRTADHFAREQKLSRSALVTRAVEEFLAHHRREGVTERLDHVYVSENSRLDPVLCKLQFASR; encoded by the coding sequence ATGAGATCATGGATCACGATGCCTGATGATGTCTTCAGAACCGCGGATCACTTTGCGCGCGAGCAGAAGCTGAGTCGAAGCGCCCTCGTCACTCGCGCCGTGGAGGAGTTTCTGGCGCATCACCGGCGAGAAGGTGTGACCGAACGGTTGGACCACGTGTACGTGAGCGAGAACTCACGCCTCGATCCCGTGCTCTGCAAGTTGCAGTTTGCTTCACGGTAG
- a CDS encoding proline--tRNA ligase — MRWSRTLIPTLREDPQDAEIDSHRLMLRAGLIRKLSGGLYIFMPLGLRALKKVEAIIREEMDRAGALEILMPALQPAELWEKTGRLTTMGPGMFKLKDRQDRLLALGPTHEEVVTDLITREINSYRQLPCTVYQIQTKFRDEIRPRFGLMRAKEFIMKDAYSFDTSPEAADVSYQAMYDAYARLFTRCGLRVKPVEADTGAIGGKWSHEFMVMADSGEDAVIECTACSYAANVEKAERAVTVPAPCAGCPAPEPVATPNTRTIEAVAALLKAPAARIVKTVIFTADGKPVAALVPGDREVNEHKLLRILGAKTLEHADDATVVRVTGAPVGYAGPVGLAIPVYADQSLENACDTLTGANAADTHLRHVCIGRDAHITAFCDLVNACEDDSCPRCGRPLRLTRGIEVGHVFKLGTKYTEAFDTRYLSEAGKAEIMIMGCYGIGVTRTLQAIIEQCHDANGIVWPASVSPYAVALLSLDPKDETVRKAVSDLERQLEASGIDVLVDDRDDRPGVKFKDADLVGFPFRVVVGAKSLAKGCVELKRRSGADSELIPIETAAARIGQAVAEARVALNPVPAN; from the coding sequence ATGCGTTGGAGCCGCACCCTCATTCCCACACTGCGTGAAGATCCGCAGGACGCCGAAATCGACAGCCATCGGCTGATGCTGCGAGCCGGCCTGATTCGGAAGCTCTCCGGTGGCCTGTACATCTTCATGCCCCTCGGTCTGCGTGCCTTGAAAAAAGTCGAAGCGATCATTCGCGAGGAGATGGACCGCGCGGGCGCCCTGGAAATCCTGATGCCGGCACTCCAACCCGCCGAGCTGTGGGAAAAGACCGGGCGACTGACCACGATGGGGCCGGGCATGTTCAAGCTGAAGGATCGTCAGGATCGTCTCTTGGCGCTCGGCCCAACCCACGAGGAGGTCGTGACCGACCTGATCACCCGTGAAATCAATTCCTACCGCCAGCTTCCCTGCACGGTCTACCAGATCCAGACCAAGTTTCGCGATGAAATCCGCCCGCGCTTCGGCCTCATGCGCGCCAAGGAGTTCATCATGAAAGACGCCTATTCGTTCGACACCTCGCCGGAGGCGGCCGACGTCTCGTACCAGGCGATGTACGATGCTTATGCCCGCCTCTTCACCCGCTGCGGCCTGCGCGTCAAACCCGTGGAGGCCGACACCGGCGCGATCGGCGGCAAGTGGTCGCACGAGTTCATGGTGATGGCCGATTCGGGCGAGGATGCCGTCATCGAATGCACCGCCTGTTCGTACGCCGCGAATGTGGAAAAGGCCGAACGGGCCGTCACGGTCCCCGCGCCCTGCGCCGGTTGCCCCGCGCCTGAACCGGTCGCCACGCCCAACACCCGCACCATCGAGGCGGTTGCGGCGCTGCTGAAGGCGCCTGCGGCCCGCATCGTCAAGACCGTGATCTTCACCGCCGACGGCAAGCCGGTCGCCGCGCTCGTGCCGGGTGACCGCGAGGTCAATGAACATAAGCTGCTGCGCATTCTCGGCGCCAAAACGCTCGAACACGCCGACGATGCGACGGTCGTACGCGTGACGGGCGCGCCGGTCGGTTACGCGGGTCCCGTCGGCCTAGCCATCCCGGTCTATGCCGACCAGTCCCTCGAGAATGCCTGCGACACCCTCACCGGCGCCAATGCCGCCGACACCCATCTTCGCCACGTCTGCATCGGCCGCGATGCCCACATCACGGCATTTTGCGATCTGGTCAATGCCTGTGAGGACGATAGCTGCCCGCGCTGCGGCAGGCCGCTGCGTCTCACGCGCGGCATCGAGGTCGGTCACGTCTTCAAACTGGGAACGAAATATACCGAGGCGTTTGACACGCGCTACCTCAGCGAAGCGGGCAAGGCCGAGATCATGATTATGGGCTGCTACGGAATCGGCGTCACCCGCACCCTCCAGGCCATTATCGAACAGTGCCACGATGCGAACGGCATAGTCTGGCCCGCATCCGTCTCGCCCTACGCCGTCGCGCTGCTGTCGCTGGACCCGAAGGACGAGACAGTCCGCAAGGCCGTGTCGGATCTCGAACGACAGCTCGAAGCCAGCGGCATCGATGTGCTGGTGGATGATCGCGATGACCGGCCGGGTGTCAAATTCAAGGACGCCGATCTCGTGGGTTTCCCGTTCCGGGTCGTTGTTGGGGCCAAATCGCTCGCTAAGGGTTGCGTCGAACTCAAGCGCCGCTCGGGCGCAGACTCCGAGCTGATCCCGATTGAAACCGCCGCCGCCCGGATCGGGCAGGCGGTCGCCGAGGCCCGTGTCGCCCTCAATCCGGTACCTGCAAACTGA
- the hisS gene encoding histidine--tRNA ligase has product MPAQSISFEPPRGMRDFYPDDMVWRNHVFEAWRAAATQVGFAPYDACVVESLELLERKSGEEVSEQIYAFEDKSGRKLALRPEMTPTLARMIAARQGQLQFPIKWFTIAQCFRYERMTRGRKREHYQWNLDVVGETSVSAEAEILAAAAAALRCMGLPDSAYQIRISNRALLAELLATLGIPAHQHAAVFLALDKRGKIADDEIAQSLLAAGLAPDTVAKAFDLLAIRSLDQAEAIVGAHSAALADLRELMRLAAFYGITDRLVFDIGVIRGLAYYTGIVFEAFDTAGQFRAIFGGGRYDSLLTTIGGTPTPAVGLGFGDVVVVEVLKACCGETAAAARSGVAVGYMFPEQREAATRLAIRLRAAGTRVDLALAPQKPKAFFSRAGSGSAAHAVFIGPDDLGRGMAKLKNLETRDESDIALDPAAPS; this is encoded by the coding sequence ATGCCCGCTCAATCCATCTCTTTCGAGCCGCCCCGCGGCATGCGTGATTTCTACCCTGATGACATGGTGTGGCGCAACCACGTGTTTGAAGCGTGGCGCGCGGCCGCCACTCAGGTCGGCTTTGCGCCCTATGATGCGTGCGTCGTGGAATCGCTTGAGCTGCTCGAACGCAAGTCCGGCGAGGAGGTCTCTGAACAGATCTATGCGTTTGAGGACAAGTCGGGCCGCAAGCTGGCGCTCCGGCCTGAGATGACGCCCACGCTGGCGCGCATGATCGCCGCTCGTCAGGGCCAGCTCCAGTTTCCCATCAAGTGGTTTACGATCGCGCAATGCTTTCGCTATGAGCGGATGACCCGCGGCCGCAAACGCGAGCATTACCAGTGGAACCTCGATGTTGTCGGCGAGACCTCGGTGTCGGCCGAGGCCGAAATTCTGGCCGCAGCCGCAGCCGCGCTCCGGTGCATGGGGCTGCCCGACAGCGCCTATCAGATCCGCATCAGCAACCGCGCGCTGCTCGCCGAGTTGCTCGCCACACTCGGAATTCCAGCCCACCAGCACGCGGCCGTTTTTCTGGCACTGGACAAGCGCGGCAAGATAGCGGATGACGAAATTGCCCAATCGTTGTTGGCCGCTGGGCTCGCCCCGGACACTGTGGCCAAAGCATTCGATCTTCTGGCCATCCGGTCGCTCGACCAGGCCGAGGCCATCGTTGGCGCGCATTCGGCCGCTCTGGCCGACCTGCGCGAGCTGATGCGCTTGGCCGCCTTCTACGGCATTACGGATCGGCTGGTGTTCGATATCGGCGTCATCCGCGGCCTCGCCTACTATACGGGAATCGTCTTTGAGGCGTTTGACACCGCCGGCCAATTCCGAGCGATCTTCGGCGGCGGCCGCTACGACTCCCTGCTCACGACCATCGGCGGAACCCCGACGCCCGCCGTCGGACTCGGCTTCGGCGATGTGGTCGTGGTGGAGGTGCTGAAGGCGTGTTGCGGCGAGACCGCCGCGGCCGCGCGCTCGGGCGTCGCCGTCGGCTACATGTTCCCGGAGCAGCGCGAGGCCGCGACCCGCCTCGCCATCCGCCTCCGCGCCGCAGGGACCCGTGTGGATCTGGCGCTCGCGCCCCAAAAGCCCAAAGCATTCTTCTCTCGCGCTGGCAGCGGATCGGCCGCCCACGCCGTCTTCATCGGCCCCGACGATCTGGGCCGCGGCATGGCCAAACTCAAGAATCTCGAGACGCGCGACGAATCCGACATCGCGCTGGACCCGGCCGCGCCGTCCTGA